A DNA window from Paraclostridium bifermentans contains the following coding sequences:
- a CDS encoding sensor histidine kinase: MRRVNFKSGLVIIIYSLILSLVIGVGLYKIKVSFNNLETKTNIKDTKAIIISTSRYNEEDLIYKAINEGDYPNLKDYNANFENNKMKGTTRLVDVAEIGRAYLKIGFKDILSIILIFFFILILASLILWIALNKIHDKEIENIVKNLNEIDDEFNPYLVSKTFGIAYENIKGKFKSNLDDYKKLNSYLSHEQKNAIAILRTNLEIDNNQEYLKLLDDIADSIDDVLTLSDLKSDDAMTGVDVSLVCASICDIYQKNYKNIEFDFDEENNTTILAKERWIYRAVSNLVDNAVKYGENKKIRVSVRNKYNSVIIKVEDNGIGMEKNFIDSIFNNKYRINDLKKDGYGIGLSLVSHVCDLCNGIVVVDSEINKGSCFYLSFSEYKN, translated from the coding sequence ATGCGTAGAGTAAACTTTAAAAGTGGACTAGTTATAATAATATATTCATTAATACTATCACTTGTTATAGGCGTAGGATTATATAAAATAAAAGTATCTTTTAATAATTTAGAAACCAAAACAAATATAAAAGATACTAAAGCTATTATTATTAGTACTTCTAGATATAATGAAGAAGATTTAATATATAAAGCAATAAATGAAGGCGATTATCCGAACTTAAAAGACTACAATGCAAACTTTGAAAATAATAAAATGAAAGGTACAACCAGATTAGTGGATGTAGCTGAAATAGGAAGAGCGTATTTGAAGATAGGATTTAAAGACATACTAAGTATAATTTTAATATTTTTCTTTATTTTAATATTAGCATCCTTGATATTGTGGATAGCATTAAATAAGATTCATGATAAAGAAATTGAAAATATAGTTAAAAATTTAAATGAGATTGATGATGAGTTTAATCCATATTTAGTAAGTAAAACATTTGGAATAGCTTATGAAAATATAAAGGGAAAATTCAAATCAAATTTAGATGACTATAAAAAATTAAATTCTTATTTATCACATGAACAAAAAAATGCTATTGCTATATTAAGAACAAATTTAGAGATAGACAACAACCAGGAGTATCTTAAGTTGTTAGATGATATTGCTGATAGTATAGATGATGTATTAACTTTAAGTGATTTGAAATCTGATGATGCAATGACAGGTGTAGATGTTTCTTTAGTATGTGCGAGTATTTGTGATATATATCAAAAAAATTATAAAAATATTGAATTTGATTTTGATGAAGAAAATAATACAACTATTTTAGCTAAGGAGAGATGGATATACCGTGCAGTGAGTAATTTAGTTGATAATGCAGTAAAGTATGGTGAGAATAAAAAAATAAGAGTATCTGTAAGAAACAAATATAATAGTGTGATAATTAAAGTAGAAGATAACGGAATTGGTATGGAAAAAAATTTTATAGATAGTATATTTAACAATAAATATAGAATTAATGATTTAAAAAAAGATGGATACGGGATAGGTCTAAGTTTAGTATCACATGTGTGTGATTTATGTAATGGAATAGTAGTAGTAGATAGTGAAATAAATAAAGGGTCTTGTTTTTATTTATCCTTTTCTGAATACAAGAATTAA